A window from Drosophila nasuta strain 15112-1781.00 chromosome 3, ASM2355853v1, whole genome shotgun sequence encodes these proteins:
- the LOC132791981 gene encoding uncharacterized protein LOC132791981 — translation MGHGFQFILLLLLLVALLSAVYGMPWGGPSSNSAPAGGPAWNGGDTTDNIILRQNGGGSSNKWRY, via the exons ATGGGCCACGGTTTTCAATTCattctcttgctcttgctgctcGTCGCGCTGCTCAGCG CTGTTTACGGCATGCCATGGGGAGGTCCCTCATCCAATAGTGCACCCGCCGGCGGTCCCGCCTGGAATGGTGGCGATACAACcgataatattattttgcgTCAAAATGGTGGCGGTAGCAGCAACAAGTGGCGCTACTAA
- the LOC132789816 gene encoding bleomycin hydrolase has product MAKLSLHTEIECEPISENNHKFALTRVQLDRWRSQFYATPLNRLAQNICTTSDPIRACLRQDLTSLAMPGKIQHKLEKVIKPTADGPNWLCAGLDLLRLAMKKDCELSVPYLFYWHKLERCNYVLNSVVELLERCEPLDGRTFQYLMKHLVPDGGNWQMFVNLVQKYGIMPHKCYFVSWSASRSLHLNKMLRSKLHEFSSRLHAQFTFDGDGSNLPSMVKAMAEELYKIISICLGTPPLEFSWTFKNEKKGKTYTPMSFYQSFVAPFLTLNAQICLGHDPRLSSGYQRNYCIAYACNMVDGLQQSYNNQPVEKLLEIMVASLAAGSAVWLVCDLQAIFNTKSEVLSLVTHNFEQVFSMSVGTELNKAQRLEYKETRRNTVLLLTEVIVDEMQKPLQFRTITTAAETATKKSESNTTLQGEDEEDEDDTETEIETAAKRKSSKAKATVINVDWLREYAFEIVIDTLFVPLDVLHAAQTQPYVELPIWDPMGALLS; this is encoded by the exons ATGGCAAAGCTCTCTCTGCACACTGAAATCGAATGCGAACCGATTTCCGAAAATAATCATAAGTTTGCACTCACTCGCGTCCAATTGGATAGATGGCGCTCCCAGTTCTATGCCACGCCCCTCAATCGTCTGGCTCAGAATATTTGCACAACAAGCGATCCCATCCGAGCATGCTTGCGTCAGGATCTAACGTCTCTGGCCATGCCGGGCAAAATTCAGCACAAGCTGGAGAAAGTGATCAAACCCACTGCGGATGGTCCCAATTGGCTATGTGCAGGGCTGGATTTGCTGCGCCTGGCCATGAAGAAGGACTGTGAACTCTCTGTTCCATATCTGTTCTACTGGCACAAGCTGGAGCGTTGCAATTATGTGCTGAACTCTGTGGTAGAGCTGTTGGAGCGTTGTGAACCGCTGGATGGACGCACCTTTCAGTATTTGATGAAGCATCTGGTGCCCGATGGCGGCAATTGGCAAATGTTTGTCAATCTGGTACAGAAGTATGGCATTATGCCGCATAAGTGTTATTTCGTCAGCTGGTCAGCATCTCGCTCGCTGCATCTGAACAAGATGCTAAGAAGTAAA TTGCACGAATTCAGCAGCCGTTTGCATGCACAATTTACCTTCGATGGAGATGGCAGCAACTTGCCCTCAATGGTCAAGGCAATGGCCGAGGAGCTATACAAGATAATCAGCATTTGCTTGGGTACGCCGCCCCTAGAGTTCTCTTGGACTTTCAAGAATGAAAAAAAGGGGAAGACTTACACTCCCATGAGCTTTTATCAAAGTTTCGTAGCGCCGTTCCTTACCCTGAATGCTCAAATCTGTTTGGGCCACGATCCGCGTCTCAGTTCCGGCTATCAAAGGAACTATTGCATTGCCTACGCCTGCAATATGGTAGATGGACTGCAGCAAAGCTACAACAATCAACCGGTGGAAAAGCTGTTAGAGATTATGGTGGCATCTCTGGCAGCAGGTTCAGCTGTATGGCTCGTCTGCGATCTCCAGGCCATCTTCAATACCAAGTCCGAAGTGCTTAGCCTGGTAACGCACAACTTTGAACAGGTCTTTAGCATGTCAGTGGGAACGGAGCTCAATAAAGCCCAGCGTCTGGAGTACAAAGAAACTCGTCGTAACACGGTATTGCTGCTAACGGAAGTTATCGTAGATGAGATGCAGAAGCCGCTGCAGTTTCGGACAATCACCACAGCAGCCGAAACCGCCACCAAGAAATCGGAATCTAATACAACTTTGCAAGGCGAGGATgaagaagacgaagatgaTACTGAGACTGAGATTGAGACTGCTGCCAAACGAAAGTCGTCTAAGGCCAAGGCGACAGTAATTAACGTCGATTGGCTTAGGGAATATGCCTTTGAGATAGTTATTGATACGCTCTTTGTGCCACTTGATGTGTTGCATGCTGCACAAACGCAACCGTACGTGGAATTGCCCATTTGGGATCCCATGGGTGCGCTTCTGTCTTGA
- the LOC132792193 gene encoding uncharacterized protein LOC132792193, which translates to MQIGLLLSLFLAVLCICNGEDVIEKCQEEHNVTDAELDSFPKDTPVESYPLKIKCYAKCTIAHLLGDDGKLVAERVYEENKGLECKERYDNYVINNEEESCDYAIKILECLHKLNTRID; encoded by the exons ATGCAGATCGGTTTATTACTATCCCTATTCCTGGCTGTG cTTTGCATATGTAATGGCGAAGACgtaattgaaaaatgtcaAGAAGAACATAACGTAACTGATGCTGAACTGGACTCCTTTCCAAAAGATACACCCGTCGAAAGTTATCCACTCAAGATTAAGTGTTATGCCAAGTGCACCATAGCTCATCTCTTAGGAGATGATGGCAAACTTGTTGCGGAACGTGTTTATGAAGAGAATAAAGGTTTGGAGTGCAAGGAACGTTATGACAACTACGTTATCAATAATGAGGAGGAGTCATGCGATTATGCTATTAAAATTCTGGAGTgcttgcataaattaaatactagaATCGATTAG
- the LOC132790828 gene encoding uncharacterized protein LOC132790828 has protein sequence MKFIALFLLCSLTVGLVLAFPDNHIAVADVSAGGMHVDAISDRGTGDAASTSQIARLRQSRHLLKKLFNPEPEVIVQPIIVQPQQPQPFFPAFNPYVGTGRGFGYGSFPYNRPVGY, from the coding sequence ATGAAGTTCATCGCGTTATTCTTGCTGTGCAGCCTGACTGTTGGTCTGGTCTTGGCGTTTCCTGACAATCATATTGCAGTTGCTGATGTGTCAGCTGGTGGCATGCATGTTGATGCAATTTCCGACCGTGGAACAGGAGATGCCGCCTCAACATCGCAAATTGCTCGGCTACGTCAGTCTCGTCATCTTCTGAAGAAACTTTTCAATCCCGAGCCAGAGGTGATAGTACAACCGATTATCGTGCAACCCCAGCAACCACAGCCGTTTTTTCCTGCTTTTAATCCCTATGTTGGTACTGGTCGAGGCTTTGGGTACGGTAGTTTTCCTTATAATCGACCCGTTGGTTATTGA
- the LOC132790827 gene encoding proline-rich protein HaeIII subfamily 1 isoform X1 — protein sequence MKLFCVVLVIYVLALTLYGVDGRGGGTTNGLEKSMGNHFRARRHAIGEAALEGTQYGNEQPPPPPPHFRSRRNVVNTEDHGPPHGANDTPHMRHRRQMPPGPPPPPEGMPPPPEGMPPPPQGMPPPPEGMPPPPS from the exons ATGAAGCTATTTTGCGTTGTTTTGGTTATTTACGTGTTGGCGTTAACACTATACGGTGTCGATGGACGTGGCGGTGGAACCACAAATGGTCTCGAG AAATCGATGGGAAATCATTTCAGA GCACGGCGCCATGCAATTGGAGAAGCAGCTTTGGAAGGAACACAGTACGGCAACGAGCAACCCCCACCACCGCCACCTCATTTCAGA TCGCGTCGTAATGTTGTCAACACAGAGGATCATGGACCGCCCCATGGTGCGAACGATACTCCACACATGAGA CATCGTCGACAGATGCCCCCAggaccaccaccaccaccagaGGGAATGCCTCCACCGCCTGAGGGaatgccaccgccaccacAGGGAATGCCACCACCGCCTGAGGGCATGCCACCACCACCATCTTAA
- the LOC132790827 gene encoding uncharacterized protein LOC132790827 isoform X2: protein MKLFCVVLVIYVLALTLYGVDGRGGGTTNGLEKSMGNHFRARRHAIGEAALEGTQYGNEQPPPPPPHFRSRRNVVNTEDHGPPHGANDTPHMRKRRQIPQVPIPSDNMPVPPI, encoded by the exons ATGAAGCTATTTTGCGTTGTTTTGGTTATTTACGTGTTGGCGTTAACACTATACGGTGTCGATGGACGTGGCGGTGGAACCACAAATGGTCTCGAG AAATCGATGGGAAATCATTTCAGA GCACGGCGCCATGCAATTGGAGAAGCAGCTTTGGAAGGAACACAGTACGGCAACGAGCAACCCCCACCACCGCCACCTCATTTCAGA TCGCGTCGTAATGTTGTCAACACAGAGGATCATGGACCGCCCCATGGTGCGAACGATACTCCACACATGAGA AAACGTCGCCAAATCCCCCAAGTACCCATTCCGTCAGATAATATGCCAGTTCCGCCAATATAA